In the genome of Streptomyces sp. NBC_00433, the window ACGCGGACTTCACCGACCTGTCCGCGATCGCCGGCGAGCTGACCGGCGCCGACGCCTGCTTCTACTGCCTGGGGGTCTCCACCGCCGGGCACACCGCCGAGGTCTACCAGCGGGTCAGTCACGACTTCCCACTGGCCGCCGCCCGCCTGATGGCGGCCGGCAATCCCGAGCTGACCTTCACCTACGTCTCGGGCGCCGGCACCGACAGCACCGAGCAGGGCCGGGTGGCCTGGGCCAGGGTCAAGGGCGGCACCGAGAACGCGCTGCTGGCGATGGACATGCGGGCGTACATGTTCCGCCCGGGCTGGATCCGGCCGATGCACGGCGCGGTCTCCCGCACCCGGACCTACCGGGTCATCTACCGGCTGACGTCCTGGCTCTACCCGCTGGCGCACCGGGTCGCGCCGGACCAGGTCACCACCACCGAGGTGCTCGGCCGCTCCATGCTCGGCGTCGTACGCCTGGAGGGCGGCGGGCCGCACATCCTGTCGACGGCGGACATCAACCGGCTCGGCGCCCCCGGCGCGGCCTGACCCGTTCGGCGAGTCGGGCGGACTTCCGGGCGGGCGGACATACCCGGGGGGTGATGGGGGCACAAGCAGCGTCATGAGTGAGATCGGCCTGCCCAGCGGTATCCGCGCCTGCCTCTTCGACCTCGACGGGGTCCTGACTCCGACAGCGCTGGTGCACGCCGCCGCGTGGAAGCAGACCTTCGACGACTTCCTGCGCCACCTCGAAGGCCCGGAATTCCAGCCCTTCGACGCGACCGCCGACTACGACGAGTACGTGGACGGCCGGCCGCGCGCCGACGGGGTGCGCACCTTCCTGGCCTCGCGCGGCATCGAGCTGCCCGAGGGCGACGAGGACGACCCGCCCGACCACGACACGGTGC includes:
- a CDS encoding epimerase; translated protein: MKVVVFGASGMVGHGVLRACLLDDEVAEVVTVGRGPLGIAHPKLREVAHADFTDLSAIAGELTGADACFYCLGVSTAGHTAEVYQRVSHDFPLAAARLMAAGNPELTFTYVSGAGTDSTEQGRVAWARVKGGTENALLAMDMRAYMFRPGWIRPMHGAVSRTRTYRVIYRLTSWLYPLAHRVAPDQVTTTEVLGRSMLGVVRLEGGGPHILSTADINRLGAPGAA